The Bacillota bacterium sequence ATGGAGGCAGGCATTACGTAGATTTCACCCAGAAAATGGATTGGACAGGTTGGAAGTATGTGGAAGCCTCCTTGTCAGACATTGGAGCAAAACCATTAACTCTCGCAAGGGTTTATCTTGTGCAAATCCGCGATGTCCCCGATGCCGGTTCAATATACATGGATGACCTTACATTCATATCCGTGCCTGACCCACAAAAAGATGATATAGAAATTCCCGAGGATACAATACCGGTTGATGAAGCTAACAGAAGCGTTGCTTATGGAGAAGGTGATGACTACTTCAGGTTTTCTGTATTCAGCCAGTCCAGGAAAATAGCTACTCCTTTAGAAAGGCTGTTACTTTTCAGATTATCAACCAAGATAAACAGCTATATTGATGCTGCCATCTTTATTGGAAAGAATAGTACCGATGCAGCTAAAAAAGTTGGTAAGCCATTATTGGCTGTAAATACAGGAATTGGAACATTTGACATTAAGAATAGCCGGTTTATACAGCTTGATACAACCAAACAAGGGTTAAGATTGAGCAATACTAACCAGTGGAAATGGTTCATGCACCAACTTCAATCATTTCAAGGCGATAATGTATTTATTTTCCTTAACGACCCGCCGCAAAAATTTAGCGATAGTCTTGAAGCAGGACTTTTCCAGGACATACTGACAGAGTACAGGCAAACAACCGGTAAAAATGTGTGGGTATTCTATAAAGGCGATAAGAATACCAGTTATATGGAAAGAGGCATAAAATATCTCTCTTGCGCTGGATTAGATATAGAAGGTCTGGATCCTTCAAATACCGACCTGGTACAATATATACTTGTAGTTGTAAAAGGTAAGGAAGTTACATTCCAATTTAAACCCATTGTACCTTAAGCCAATTGTGCCGGTTCTATTCAAAAACCGTATCTAATGTATCTAATGTTTTTCAAATGAACCGGCACAACTTAAATCTAAAACCGTTTCCAATTATCTTCATTACTTTATTTGCATCTCCTCTATCCGGATCTCTTTTCATACTATAATGTTAATGGTATAATTGTCAATAAGCTAAAATTTATTCAATTAAGGAGGCACAGTTTATGGGTTCCAAAATTTTATTTTCATCTGTAGAATATGATAAATATGACGCAAGTGCCACTCTTCCCGCAAAGTTTGAAAGGATGATTGAAAAAACAGATATCAAGAAATTCGTAAACGGTAAACTGACTGTAATAAAAATGCATCTTGGCAGGAATATTGGCTATTCCACAATTCATCCACTCTTTGTAAAAATTCTTGTTGACAAGTTAAAAGAGTATGGTGCAAAGGTTTATATTACTGATCAGGCAGTGGATGGAGCAAAAGCAAGAGGCTATACTGAAGATTACCTCGGAGTACCTATTGTACCTTCTTGCGGTGTCACCGGCAAGTATTATTATGAGAAGTATGTAGATTTTAAGACTTTTAAAAACGTGGATATTGCCGGAAATATCCATGATGCTGAAGCCATGGTAGTCCTTTCCCATGTAAAGGGTCACGGTGCCTGCGGGTATGGAGGTGCCTGCAAAAATATTGCCATGGGCTGTGTTACAGACAGGACAAGAAGACAAATACATAATCTTGAAGGCGGGATTGAATGGGATGAAGATCTCTGTACCCATTGTGAACTCTGCATAAACAGTTGCAATCACAATGCAAACAGCTTTAATAAAGAAAATAAGTATGAAATATTCTTCCACAATTGTACTTACTGCCAGCATTGCGTAAAAGTCTGCCCTACGTCTGCTTTAAGGATGGACAATGACAGGTTTGATGATTTCCAAAAAGGTATGGCAATTTGTACTAATGAAGTTCTAAAAGTTTTTAGTCCTGATAGCGTGTTTTATATAAATTTCCTGACAAACATAACAGCCCTTTGTGATTGCTGGGGATTGACAACACCATCATTAGTGCCTGATATTGGAATTATGTATTCAAAGGATATTGTGGCCATAGAGAAAGCAAGCCTTGATGCCATTAAGGTAGAAAACCTTATCCCTGCAGGCGTGCCCAAAGGCCATGAATTGGGGAAAAAAGGCCACCTTTTTGAAAGATTGCATTACAAGGATCCTTTTGTCCAACTCAATGAACTTGAAAAGCAGGGCCTCGGTACACAACAGTATGAAATTGAAGAAGTACATTAATTTAATGTTATGGGTTGGATGCTCTTTTAAACTAAAAATCCAACCCATATTTTTGCTGTTTTACCTTTAATTATCACTTATATTTTCCCATATTTCCTATATTTCTCAACTACTCCTTTCAAATACTCCGAAAATTCATCCTTTAAATCATCCCTCTTCAGTGCAAATTCAACCATTGCCTGCAAATATCCTATTTTGTTGCCAACATCATATCTTTGGCCGATAAAATTATAGGCATACATAGGCTCTACTTTAACCAGTTTTTTTAATGCATCAGTAAGTTGTATCTCCCCGCCCTTGCCGGGTTCAGCATTTTCCAGGAATTCAAATATCTTTGGGGTAATAATATATCTTCCCAATATTGCAATATTGGAGGGTGCCTTTTCCATTTCAGGTTTTTCCACCAAGTCCTTTACTTTATATACCCTATCACGTATCTCAGTACAGTCTACAATACCATATTTAGAAATATCCTCGTTGGGTACCGGTTGTACGCCTATTATTGAAGTTTCATATTTTTCATATACTTCGATCATTTGTTTCAGGCATGGTATTTCTGAGTCGATAATATCATCGCCTAAAAGAACAGCGAAAGGTTCGTTCCCGATAAAAGATTTCGTACAGTATATAGCATGTCCCAACCCTTTAGGTTCCTTCTGCCTTATGTAATGTATATTCACAAGGTTCGATATATCCTGCACGATACAAAGTAAATCATGCTTTCCTTTCTTTTTTAGTTCCTCCTCAAGCTCATAGGATTTGTCGAAATGGTCTTCAATTGCCCTCTTGCCGCGGCCTGTTACGATAAGTATGTCCTCTATCCCAGATTGAATAGCTTCCTCAACGATATATTGAATTG is a genomic window containing:
- a CDS encoding DUF362 domain-containing protein, with translation MGSKILFSSVEYDKYDASATLPAKFERMIEKTDIKKFVNGKLTVIKMHLGRNIGYSTIHPLFVKILVDKLKEYGAKVYITDQAVDGAKARGYTEDYLGVPIVPSCGVTGKYYYEKYVDFKTFKNVDIAGNIHDAEAMVVLSHVKGHGACGYGGACKNIAMGCVTDRTRRQIHNLEGGIEWDEDLCTHCELCINSCNHNANSFNKENKYEIFFHNCTYCQHCVKVCPTSALRMDNDRFDDFQKGMAICTNEVLKVFSPDSVFYINFLTNITALCDCWGLTTPSLVPDIGIMYSKDIVAIEKASLDAIKVENLIPAGVPKGHELGKKGHLFERLHYKDPFVQLNELEKQGLGTQQYEIEEVH
- the galU gene encoding UTP--glucose-1-phosphate uridylyltransferase GalU yields the protein MKVRKAVIPAAGLATRLLPATKAQPKEMLPIVDKPTIQYIVEEAIQSGIEDILIVTGRGKRAIEDHFDKSYELEEELKKKGKHDLLCIVQDISNLVNIHYIRQKEPKGLGHAIYCTKSFIGNEPFAVLLGDDIIDSEIPCLKQMIEVYEKYETSIIGVQPVPNEDISKYGIVDCTEIRDRVYKVKDLVEKPEMEKAPSNIAILGRYIITPKIFEFLENAEPGKGGEIQLTDALKKLVKVEPMYAYNFIGQRYDVGNKIGYLQAMVEFALKRDDLKDEFSEYLKGVVEKYRKYGKI